A region of the Arenibacter antarcticus genome:
CGTGAACATACATTGGCCTGGAAATTAAAGCAAAGTCCAAAACTCAAAAATCTTTTTGTAGCTCCCGGAAATGCAGGGACCGCTGCCATAGCCACCAATATACCGATCGGTGTCAATGATTTTGAGGCTATCAAGCAATTGGTCCTAACTGAAAAAGTTGATATGGTAATTGTAGGCCCAGAAGATCCGTTGGTCAATGGGGTGCACGATTTTTTCCTAGCTGATGTCGCCCTACAAAACATTCCTGTTATTGGGCCACAAAAAGCAGCAGCTACTTTAGAGGGCAGTAAACAGTTTGCCAAGGAGTTTATGATGCGTCACAATATTCCTACCGCAGCTTATGAAAGTTTTACAGCCGATACCTTGGAAAAAGGATACGCATTTTTAGAAACGCTTTCCCCTCCTTATGTCTTAAAAGCCGATGGCTTGGCCGCAGGGAAAGGGGTGTTAATCCTAAACGACCTGCAAGAGGCCAAGGAGGAACTAAAAACCATGCTGGTAGACGCGAAATTTGGTGACGCCAGTACCACCGTGGTCATCGAAGAATTTTTGGACGGAATAGAACTTAGTTGTTTTGTCCTTACCGACGGAAAAGGATATAAGGTCCTACCTACCGCAAAAGACTACAAAAGGATTGGTGAAGGAGATGCAGGATTGAACACAGGAGGCATGGGAGCCATTTCCCCAGTCCCCTTCGCAGATAATAATTTTATGGCTAAAGTCCTAGAGCGGATAGTAAAACCTACCGTAGAGGGCTTTAAAAAGGATAATCTACCATATAAAGGTTTTGTTTTTATCGGTTTAATAAAAGTAGGAGACGATCCAAAGGTAATTGAATACAATGTTCGTTTGGGAGACCCAGAAACCGAAGTGGTAATTCCAAGGATTAAGAACGATCTTGTCGAAGTTTTTCAGGCCGTTGCAAATCAGACCTTGGACAGTATAGATCTGGAAATTGACGAGCGCGCAGCTACTACCGTAATGGCTGTATCGGGTGGCTATCCGGAAGCCTATACCAAAGGCAAGGAAATCACCGGTTTTGATGCTATTGACGATGCCGTAGTATTCCACGCTGGGACGGAACTAAAAAACGGTAAGGTATTCACCAACGGGGGGCGGGTCCTAGCCGTTACTGCTTATGGGTCCGATTTTAAGGAAGCATTGAAAACATCCTATAAAAACATAGAAAAGCTACAATATGATAAAATGTACTACCGAAAAGACCTTGGGTTTGATTTGTAGTATGTAGTACAAAGTATTAAGTACAAAGTATTGAGATGTTAGTATTGAGTATTGAGATAAGTCATGCTAAAGAAATATGTAGTACAAAGTATTGAGATGTTAGTATGGAGTATTGAGATAAATCAGGCTAAAGAAATAAAACAATTTATTAAGCTAACCTAAAATAATTGAATTGTGGGAAGGGTAAAAGTTAGCAATATTAGGGTCTATGCCCATCATGGCTGTTTAGGGGAAGAAACAATAATTGGTAGTGAGTATCGGGTAGACGTGGTGGTAAGTGCGAATTTAAAATCAGCCTCCGTATCCGATCAACTCTCCGAAACGGTAGATTACGTACATATAAATCGTCTTGTTAAGGAAGAGATGGCAATTCCTTCAAAACTCTTGGAGCACGTAGGAAAACGCATTATAAATAGAATCCTTGATGAAATTAAAATTGTGAAAAAGGTAAAGGTTGGCGTAACGAAAGTTAATCCGCCTATTGGGGGAGATGTAGAAGGGGTGACCGTAGTACTCAAATCTAAAAGATAGCTACATTTAGTTTTTATGATTTAAAAAAAGTGTTATCTTTGCACTCTTGCAATAGGGCATTGTGGCCGAGTGGCTAGGCAGAGCTCTGCAAAAGCTTGTACAGCGGTTCGAATCCGCTCGATGCCTCCAAAAAAAACCCTCTAAAATTAGAGGGTTTTTTTATTTCCGCAAGGTACTATCCATCGTGACTTCGACTACGCTCAGTCACCGATTCTGATATTAATGTTAGATAAGGTTCGTGTTCTCGGCCCTGCCAGATGGAGGGACTTACTACTAACTACTTTGTACTTAATACCATTTAATACGTACACCTACAGTTGCTGATACCCTGAAATAGATCTACCCCAATGGTTACCACATGGGTTCCCGTGCTATAGCCCAAAATTTCATTCAATATCACCTGATAGGAGTATCCGAAGTATAAATTGTTCTTTTTAAGTCCAACTAAAGGTGCTATATACAATGGTTTCCCCAATTGGTCATTTAAGAATCTATAGGTAGCCCCAACATAGTAATAGTCCTCAAAATCATAGAACCTGAACTTTAGGTTTAGATCTGCCTCCGATCTGCCATCACTTTCAAAAATTTTATACAATATAGAAGGTTCAATTTCCATATTACTGGTCCTTGATTTTTTATATCGATATCCAGAATACAAATAAAAATTTCGCAGTTTGCTAGGCTCATAGATAGGATCGAAAATATAAACGTCCTTGTTGACCAAGTTAGAGGCATTGAGGCTTAAATAAAATGCATTTTTTCTATAGAGCATGCCCACATCAAAGTTGTGATTAGAAGTAGATCGATCATTGGTAACCCCAGGATCAAATCCAGCATCTATAAACTCACCCACATCCAACCTAAACTGGTTAAAGTTATAGGAGAGTCCAAAGGAAAGGAATTCGTCCTCATACCGATTCAAAGTTAAATGGTGGGCAAAAGAGATACGTGCTCCCTGTTGCTTGGTGTATCCGTTAGAATCGTTGTACAAGAATATTCCTACCCCAGATTTTTCCCCTATCCGCATATCTGCGGCTAGGGATTGGGTCCTAGGGGCATCTTTAATACCAACCCATTGCGCAAGTCCGTTAAGTCTAATTTTTATGTGGTCCCCTATTCCAGCATAGGTTGGGGACAATACAAAAGGGTTGTCTGCTAGGTACTGCGAATGCTGGGGGGAATTTAATTCCTGTCCTCTAGCTACCACAGTGCCAAAGAGCAACATTAGGATCAATATTTTATTGCGCATTGTAAATTTGGTTAAGTTCTTATCTATATAGGGTAAAATGTCCTACGAATTCCCGGTCATCGTTTTCACCTTTCAGTTTTATAATGTACCAATAATCCCCAGTTGGAAGTTCTCTGTTCATATATAATCCGTTCCATCCTGCATCATTAAGACCCATTCTGTAAACTTCCCTACCATAACGGTCAAAGATGAGGGTTAGTATTTCTGGGAATCCCTCCATATTCTTAGGAGTCCAGGTATCGTTATATCCGTCTCCATCTGGCGTAAAGAAATTTGGAATTTCTATGTCGACATACTCCATAAAAATATTGGCAATACGCTCACATCCATTTTCATCAACGACTCTTACGGAATAGGTTCCTGTTTCCTTGATATGAAAGGTGTTTTTAGTCCCCTTGTTTACCTCTCCCAAATAGAAGGTGTACTCTGCCTGACCTCCGGTGGCTACCGCCGTAATTTCATTGATTTCATTTTGCACCAAGGTCAATACCAAGGGTTCAAAATAGTCTATAGAGAAATTGACGGTGTATACACATCCGTTGGAATGGGCAATGGCCAAATAATGATTTCCGGAAGATATATTGCTGAAATTGGGTTCCAGAACCATATCATTTGGATCGGTGGAATCCAATGCATAAAGCACCTCCGAAGCCACAGTACCATCTTCCAGCACTACTTCAATAGAATTGCTAGGTGTATCCCCTGTACATTCATATAGAGGCGTTACCGTTGCCTTTAGGTTAACTCCGGGATCTATTACCGCTGCCAAGCTTATTTGGCACCCTTGTGCATCCCTAACAAAAATAGCATAGGTTCCTGCCGCCAATCCACTAATTTCAGTTCTGTCTTGTACAAAATCAGCATCTTCGGTAGAATTGATACTGGTACTATATGGTGCTGTTCCTCCCTCTATAGTTAGGGAAACAGTACCATCCTCACTTCCGATACAAATTTCCGGGGTGGTAGTATGTGTTGCCAATAAAAGGGTAGGTGCTACAATGGTGTAGTTCAATTGTTCAAAACAACCATTAACATCTTGGGCAATTACAGTATAATCACCGGGAACCAGATTGGTAAAGGTATTTACCGTATCAAACTTATCTAGGTCGGGCGAAATAGCATACTGATATCCTCCGGATCCTCCAGATAATTGAACCGTTATACTACCATCAGTGTCCCCAAAACAGGATGCATTGGTAAAACTATCTACCACTACTAGTGGAGTTGGTTCGGTAATATTGGTCACAGCCGACTGTGCAACACAGTCCTCACTAGTAACCCTAACATAATAGCTACCCATGGTAAGGTTATTAAACCTACCAGAGGTTTGCGGTCCAGCAATACTATTTATAAAGCCGGCATCGGTAAAGAGCTCATAGCGATAATTCCCTAGACCTCCAGCTGCTTTGGCAATCAAAATAGCGGTATTGTCCCCGTTACAATTGATTATAGCAGAAGCAGTATCCAAGGTAACCGAAAGTGGCACAATGGCGGTTTCCGTAATTTCGTTGGATAAAACAGCTCCACATCCATAGTCGTCCATCACATAATAGCGATAGGAACCAGCACTAACATCAAATGTATGTGTATTACCTCCGCTCATTGGGAAATAGGTAATCCCGTCTACACTGTACTGGTAAGGTCCCATACCACCCGATGCTGTCAAAAGTAATTTTGCGTCGCTTAAACAACTTAGCGAACTAGTTCTTGCCAAAGAGGCACCAACATCAGTAGGGTCTATTATAGTAGCCGTTACGGTTTCAAAATCACATTCCCAGCCATCCGATACGGTTATAGAATAAATACCTGCATTTAGGTTGTTGAAAACAGGACTAACTTGTCCTCCTGAGGTAAAGGTGATCACCGTTCCCGTGGGATCATAAACATTTAATTGATATAGATATACCCCTTCACCCCCAGCCATATTGATGGCACTTACTACTCCATTACTATCTCCATAGCATTCCAGAAATGTGATTAGCGGAGTTATATCTGCACTTATTGGTACTGGTTCTGCCAAGGTTTCTGTATCATTTAAAACACAACCGTTGGCATCGGTAATCTGTACCGTGTAATCTCCAGCAGAGAGTCCGTCAAATAGCATACTGTCTACCTCGGTAGCGCTATACACCTCAGAAGTTGTGGTATTGGTGAGTACAATATCGTAAGGTGCGTATCCCCCACTTGGGTCTACCAATAGTTCGCCTTCATCATTGGTGCAGGTAACACTGGCAATTGCATCCACAACAGCTATTAAAGCCCTATCCGGAGAAATTATCTTAACCGTATTGGAATCCTCAGAACATTCTGGTGCATTGGTCTCTGTAACCTTAACATAATAATTGCCTCCAGTAAGTCCGGTTATGGTCAATGGATTAGTAGACGTATCGCTCAATCCCGTAATTGCTGTTGCTACACCTGTGCTGGTAAATATTGTATAGCTATAAGGACCTGTATAACCAGTAACATTAATTTCCAAGGAACCAGTATTATCCCCAAAACAGGTCACAGGTGTGGTTGCCGTAGCACTTACCTTGATCAGGTCATAAGGTGCAATAATATAGGTAGCTGTATCCACATAACAACCTGTTGTGGTATCGGTTACCCTAAAGGTATAACTACCCACAGCAGATAAATTAAATGTAGCACTGTTATAAGTTGGAGTACCGGTAAAAGTGGCATTGGTATTGCCAACAGGTAATAACTGATAGCTATAATCATTGAGCGTATTGCCATTGTCACTCACAGTAATGGTTACTTCTTCGGGTCCTGCGCAAGAGATATCGATATTTTCGGATACCGTTGCTGTGAATTTGTTAAGTGTACTAATGTTGACAATGGTACTTTCCATACAGCCATTATCATCCTTTATAGTGACTTGAACAGTTCTATCAGAACCGTTATCCGTAATAGTAAACGTATTGGAAGTAAAGAAGTTAACTCCGTTAATACTATAGGTATAAGGAGCTGTCCCATCGGTCCCTACTGCGGTTATCACTGCTTGTGATGCCTCGTTGTTGGTATTACAAGTAAAATCGGTCGCAGTGGCACTTACAGCTACTGGCGCTGGCTCGTTAATTATCACACTATAGGTGATAAAACAACCCCTATCTGAAGTCACAGTAATGTCGTAGGTACCTGCGGCCAAGCCTGTGAACAGTTTGCTGTTCTGGGTGTTAGTGGTTGTACCATCAAAAATTGTAAAGGTGTATGGTGGGTTGTCATTAGCAGCATCCAGAATGACCTGTATAGAACCATCGGCACCGCCGTTACAGGAAACATCTTCCTTGGTCCAGGTAAAGATTACCGGGCTAGCTGCCTCCAAGGAAATTGGGGCGCTGCTGTTACAACCGGTAGTGGTATCGTGTACTACCATTAAGTAATCACCTGCACCTAGGCTAGGGAAGGTATTGGAAGCGCCTTGGGGTACCAACGTAGCTCCAAAGGCATCCTGTAATTCATATTCGTAATTGCCCGATCCCCCATTGGCGGTAACGGATATTATCCCGTCATTATCGGCACAAGAAGGCTGAGCGATCACCTGAGAATTTGGCGCTAAAGGACCATAGATCAGTAAGGTGTCAGTCACGGTACAGCCGTTGGCATCCATGACGGTCACCTGATAGGTCCCGGGAGCGGTAACGGTAAAGGTTCCACTACTCTGGTAGCTCTTGTTGTCTATCCTGAATTTTAAAGGACCCACACCTAATCCGGTCGCGGTAAAGGTATAAGAGTTCCCTGTGGAGGTACACTGGTCATCCGCATAAGCTGGCACAGTTACCGTTGGCAAAGGATCTGCAGCAATAACCACATCAATCCTATAAAGACAGTCCTTGGCATCTTTCACCCATACGTCCCAATTTAGATTGGTAGCAGGATCAAGAATAGCACTGGCACTTGCAGTATAATCACTTGGATTAGGAATTGACCCGTCTTGTACAAAAGCATAGGTATAACCACCGTTCCCACCACTGGCCTTAACCGTTACCTGTGCACCAATGTTACAATTGGCGTTGATATTTTTGGTGACAAGTAAATCTAGGGCTGCATCTGGCGAGCCAATAGTCACTATGTTGGACGTAGCCGGACAGAATGGAGCGTCCGTTGCGGTAAGTACCACATAGAAATTCCCTGCGGGCAGTCCAGTAATTGTTCTTGGATTTACAGAGGTATCGGTACTTAGGACTCCTGTAATATTGGTTCCACTGCTATCGAATACCTGGTAGTCATAATTACCTAAATAATTGTTCACCTGGATCTGAAGCTCTCCATCGGAATCCCCAAAACAGGTCACAGGCTTAATGGCCGTGGCCACTACTTCGATCAGGTCGTAAGGAGCAATAGTATATGGTGCGGAAGTGAAATAACAGCCCGTCACATTATCAGTTACCCTAAAGACATAGTCTCCTGGAGTGGACAGCTCATAAATGGCAGTAGTTCCTGCCACCAAAGTTTGTGCACCATTGGGATTGCCTAGCGGTAATAGCTCAAAGGTAAAGTCACCTGATCCACCCGTCACCGTTAATAGAACCTCCTCGTCATTGTTACACGTAATGGCGGTTTGTTGGTTAAAGGAAACATCCGTGATTTCTGGAAGTGGATCAATTGTATGCGTTAATGGCACCACAATAGAACATCCATTACTATCCTTAACATCCACGGTAAATGTACCTGCAGTAGCGGTTACATAGGTATATTGATTTTTGGCGGCTCCTGTACCTGCAAAATAATCTCCTCCATCTATACTGAAAAAGTATGGCCCTGTACCCGTAGCTGCATCGGCAACAATATCAAAAGAGGCTGTTTGTGTAGTATTATCAACATCACAAGCAAATTCTACCACATTGCTAATTGAAGCAACTAGTTGCGCTGGCTCGTTAATTATCACACTATGGGTGATAAAACAACCCCTATCTGAAGTCACAGTAATGTCGTAGGTACCTGCGGCCAAGCCTGTGAACAGTTTGCTGTTCTGGGTGGTAGTGGTTGTACCATCAAAAATTGTAAAGGTGTATGGTGGGTTGTCATTAGCAGCATCCAGAATGACCTGTATAGAACCATCGGCACCGCCGTTACAGGAAACATCTTCCTTGGTCCAGGTAAAGATTACCGGGCTAGCTGCCTCCAAGGAAATTGGGGCGCTGCTGTTACAACCGGTAGTGGTATCGTGTACTACCATTAAGTAATCACCTGCACCTAGGCTAGGGAAGGTATTGGAAGCGCCTTGGGGTACCAACGTAGCTCCAAAGGCATCCTGTAATTCATATTCGTAATTGCCCGATCCCCCATTGGCGGTAACGGATATTATCCCGTCATTATCGGCACAAGAAGGCTGAGCGATCACCTGAGAATTTGGCGCTAAAGGACCATAGATCAGTAAGGTGTCAGTCACGGTACAGCCGTTGGCATCCATGACGGTCACCTGATAGGTCCCGGGAGCGGTAACGGTAAAGGTTCCACTACTCTGGTAGCTCTTGTTGTCTATCCTGAATTTTAAAGGACCCACACCTAATCCGGTCGCGGTAAAGGTATAAGAGTTCCCTGTGGAGGTACACTGGTCATCCGCATAAGCTGGCACAGTTACCGTTGGCAAAGGATCTGCAGCAATAACCACATCAATCCTATAAAGACAGTCCTTGGCATCTTTCACCCATACGTCCCAATTTAGATTGGTAGCAGGATCAAGAATAGCACTGGCACTTGCAGTATAATCACTTGGATTAGGAATTGACCCGTCTTGTACAAAAGCATAGGTATAACCACCGTTCCCACCACTGGCCTTAACCGTTACCTGTGCACCAATGTTACAATTGGCGTTGATATTTTTGGTGACAAGTAAATCTAGGGCTGCATCTGGCGAGCCAATAGTCACTATGTTGGACGTAGCCGGACAGAATGGAGCGTCCGTTGCGGTAAGTACCACATAGAAATTCCCTGCGGACAGTCCCAGTATGCGCAGCACACCAGACGCTACACCCGTATTTGTTATAGAGGTACTTGTACCATCACTATTGAACACCTCATAAGAGTAGTTGCCAGTATAATCGGTGACATTTATATCCATCACCCCATCAGAGTCCCCAAAACAAGTCACTGGTGTCATTGCCGTAGCCACCACTTCTATCAGGTCATTTGGAGCAACAGTATATGGAGCGGAAGTGAAATAGCATCCCGTCACATTATCGGTCACTCTAAAGGTATAATCCCCTACTCGACTCAATTGATAAATAGCAGTATTTCCTGTAACAGATATTGGTGTACCATAAGGACTACCCACCGGCAACAGTTCAAAAGTAAAGTCTCCCGATCCTCCAGAAACCGTTATTTCTATCTCTTCATCACCATTACAGCTTATTTCCGTCTGTTGGTTAAAGGAAACATCCGTGATTTCTGGAAGTGGATCAATTGTATGCGATAATGGCACCACAATAGAACATCCATTCCTATCCTTAACGTCTACGATAAATGTACCCGCAATAGCAGTTACATAGGTATATTGATTTTTGGCGGCACCTGTACCTTCAAAATAATCCCCTCCATTTACACTAAAATAGTATGGCCCTGTACCCGTAGAAGCATCTGCTATAATATCAAAAGCGGCTGTTTGTGTAGTATTATTAACATCACAAGCAAATTCTACCACATTGCTAATAGAAGCAATCAATTGAGCTGGCTCAACTATAGTTATGTTATCCGTAGCCACGCAGTTCCTATTGGAAGTCACGCTTATTACGTAATTCCCTGGATTTAAACCTGAGAAGAATCCATTATTTTGGGTAATGGCCGCATCTACCCCATTATCTATGGTAAAGGCATAAGGCGGATTGTCATTTACTCCAGCACTTGGAGTAACCAAACTAACCATTATGCTGCCATCGGCTGCTCCAAAACAACTAATATCAATTTTTTGGGTAGTTTGTAAAGTTAC
Encoded here:
- a CDS encoding type IX secretion system membrane protein PorP/SprF, with the protein product MRNKILILMLLFGTVVARGQELNSPQHSQYLADNPFVLSPTYAGIGDHIKIRLNGLAQWVGIKDAPRTQSLAADMRIGEKSGVGIFLYNDSNGYTKQQGARISFAHHLTLNRYEDEFLSFGLSYNFNQFRLDVGEFIDAGFDPGVTNDRSTSNHNFDVGMLYRKNAFYLSLNASNLVNKDVYIFDPIYEPSKLRNFYLYSGYRYKKSRTSNMEIEPSILYKIFESDGRSEADLNLKFRFYDFEDYYYVGATYRFLNDQLGKPLYIAPLVGLKKNNLYFGYSYQVILNEILGYSTGTHVVTIGVDLFQGISNCRCTY
- the folB gene encoding dihydroneopterin aldolase, giving the protein MGRVKVSNIRVYAHHGCLGEETIIGSEYRVDVVVSANLKSASVSDQLSETVDYVHINRLVKEEMAIPSKLLEHVGKRIINRILDEIKIVKKVKVGVTKVNPPIGGDVEGVTVVLKSKR
- the purD gene encoding phosphoribosylamine--glycine ligase, which translates into the protein MNILILGAGGREHTLAWKLKQSPKLKNLFVAPGNAGTAAIATNIPIGVNDFEAIKQLVLTEKVDMVIVGPEDPLVNGVHDFFLADVALQNIPVIGPQKAAATLEGSKQFAKEFMMRHNIPTAAYESFTADTLEKGYAFLETLSPPYVLKADGLAAGKGVLILNDLQEAKEELKTMLVDAKFGDASTTVVIEEFLDGIELSCFVLTDGKGYKVLPTAKDYKRIGEGDAGLNTGGMGAISPVPFADNNFMAKVLERIVKPTVEGFKKDNLPYKGFVFIGLIKVGDDPKVIEYNVRLGDPETEVVIPRIKNDLVEVFQAVANQTLDSIDLEIDERAATTVMAVSGGYPEAYTKGKEITGFDAIDDAVVFHAGTELKNGKVFTNGGRVLAVTAYGSDFKEALKTSYKNIEKLQYDKMYYRKDLGFDL